The following are encoded together in the Flavobacterium haoranii genome:
- a CDS encoding citrate synthase translates to MSKTAILELDGNKFEFPVILGTENEVAIDVEKLRGATGAITIDPGYKNTGSCKSEITFLDGEEGILRYRGYAIEDLADKANFLEVSYLLVFGELPTAAQLEKFENDIRKYTLVHEEMKNIIDGFPKTAHPMGVLSSLTSALTAFNPKSVNVDNEKEMYEAVCKTMGKFLVIATWTYRKRMGYPLNYYDNTKGYVENFMRLMFELPTGPYKADAKVVSALDKLFILHADHEQNCSTSTVRIVGSSHAGLFASISAGVSALWGPLHGGANQAVLEMLQEIHDNGGDVAKFVLKAKDKDDPFRLMGFGHRVYKNFDPRATIIKKAADDVLTALGVDDPLLDIAKQLEKVALEDEYFKARNLYPNVDFYSGIIYRAMGIPVEMFTVLFAIGRLPGWIAQWKEMRLNKEPIGRPRQVYTGSPLRAFKEVKDR, encoded by the coding sequence ATGTCTAAAACTGCAATATTAGAGTTAGATGGTAATAAGTTTGAGTTTCCTGTAATTCTAGGAACTGAAAATGAAGTTGCTATCGATGTTGAAAAGTTGCGTGGAGCAACAGGAGCAATCACAATTGATCCAGGTTACAAAAATACAGGTTCATGTAAAAGTGAAATTACTTTCTTAGATGGTGAAGAAGGAATTTTACGTTATAGAGGATATGCTATCGAAGATTTAGCTGACAAAGCTAACTTCTTAGAAGTATCTTATTTATTAGTTTTTGGTGAATTACCAACGGCTGCTCAATTAGAGAAATTTGAAAATGATATTCGCAAGTATACACTTGTTCATGAAGAAATGAAAAATATCATTGACGGTTTTCCTAAGACAGCTCACCCAATGGGTGTCTTATCTTCGTTAACAAGTGCTTTAACTGCTTTTAATCCTAAATCTGTTAATGTTGATAATGAAAAAGAAATGTATGAGGCAGTTTGTAAAACTATGGGTAAATTCTTAGTTATTGCAACTTGGACTTATAGAAAAAGAATGGGTTATCCATTAAATTATTATGATAACACTAAAGGCTATGTAGAGAATTTCATGCGTTTAATGTTTGAATTACCAACAGGTCCTTACAAGGCAGATGCAAAAGTTGTTAGTGCATTAGATAAATTATTCATTCTTCATGCTGATCATGAACAAAACTGTTCTACTTCTACTGTAAGGATTGTTGGTTCTTCTCATGCTGGTTTATTTGCTTCTATTTCTGCAGGTGTTTCTGCACTTTGGGGTCCATTACATGGTGGTGCTAACCAAGCGGTGTTAGAAATGTTACAAGAAATTCATGATAATGGTGGTGATGTTGCTAAATTCGTTTTAAAAGCAAAAGATAAAGACGATCCATTCCGTTTAATGGGATTCGGACACAGAGTTTACAAAAACTTCGATCCAAGAGCAACGATTATTAAAAAAGCTGCTGATGATGTTTTAACTGCTTTAGGTGTTGATGATCCATTATTAGATATTGCTAAGCAATTAGAAAAAGTAGCTTTAGAAGATGAATATTTCAAAGCAAGAAATTTATATCCAAACGTAGATTTCTATTCTGGAATTATTTACCGTGCTATGGGAATTCCTGTTGAAATGTTTACAGTGTTATTTGCTATTGGTCGTTTACCAGGTTGGATTGCGCAATGGAAAGAAATGCGTTTAAATAAAGAACCAATCGGACGTCCTCGTCAAGTATACACTGGTTCTCCACTTAGAGCTTTCAAAGAAGTAAAAGATAGATAA
- a CDS encoding DUF2061 domain-containing protein produces MILDILRSKKTNEIFSRNTKISALKAVTWRLLGTIDTMVISYFMTGSVKIAFSIGSFEVFTKMVLYFIHEKVWDRWTR; encoded by the coding sequence ATGATACTAGATATATTGCGTTCAAAAAAAACTAATGAAATATTTAGTCGAAATACTAAAATTTCAGCATTAAAAGCTGTAACCTGGCGTTTACTAGGGACTATTGATACAATGGTAATTTCTTATTTTATGACAGGAAGTGTAAAAATTGCGTTTTCAATAGGCAGTTTCGAGGTTTTTACAAAAATGGTACTTTATTTTATACATGAAAAAGTTTGGGATAGATGGACAAGATAA
- a CDS encoding sulfate adenylyltransferase subunit 1: MELLKINTAGSVDDGKSTLIGRFLYDSNALTLEQEELVRKKTTEKGLKDLDFSVITDGLIAEREQGITIDVAHIYFSTETRKFIIADSPGHIEYTRNMVTGASNSEVSIVLIDARKGLLEQTYRHFFISHLLRLESIVFCVNKMDLVDFSEDVFLKIASDIEKMTNKLEGFKQKISIVPISSLKGDNVVFPTKNMNWYKGDTLSNILHNFSKSENENCDFRMDVQQVFHVQNDEFVDYRSYAGKISSGKIKVGDSVIVLPSEKKSKIIEIRKFETVLEEAIKGDSIQIRLQDDIDISRGMMFVKENDEFLFEKELQSKIVWLDEKPMNPLLKYLIQSGSRIQVCKIQEVINSIQPESPLGNHSVNEIKLNDIATVKIKLANPLFVDRYDENKSNGSFILIDQQTNNTVAVGFVE; the protein is encoded by the coding sequence ATGGAATTACTAAAAATAAATACAGCAGGAAGTGTAGATGACGGAAAAAGTACCTTAATAGGTCGATTTTTATATGATAGTAATGCACTTACTTTAGAACAAGAAGAGTTAGTTAGAAAAAAAACAACAGAAAAAGGATTAAAAGATTTAGACTTCTCTGTAATAACAGATGGTTTAATCGCTGAAAGAGAACAAGGAATTACAATTGATGTTGCTCATATTTATTTTTCAACAGAAACTCGAAAGTTTATTATAGCCGATAGTCCAGGTCATATTGAATATACGCGAAATATGGTTACAGGAGCTTCAAATTCTGAAGTTTCTATTGTTTTAATCGACGCGAGAAAAGGTTTGTTAGAGCAAACGTATAGACATTTTTTTATCAGTCATTTATTGCGATTAGAATCGATAGTTTTTTGTGTAAATAAAATGGATTTAGTCGATTTTAGCGAAGATGTTTTTTTGAAAATCGCCTCAGATATTGAAAAAATGACCAATAAACTCGAAGGATTTAAACAAAAAATTTCTATAGTTCCAATTAGTTCGTTAAAAGGAGATAATGTCGTTTTTCCTACAAAAAACATGAATTGGTACAAAGGAGATACATTATCTAATATTTTACATAATTTTAGTAAAAGTGAAAATGAAAATTGCGATTTTAGAATGGATGTTCAACAAGTTTTTCATGTACAAAATGACGAGTTTGTAGATTATAGATCATATGCTGGGAAAATTAGTTCAGGGAAGATTAAAGTTGGTGATTCTGTTATTGTTTTGCCTTCAGAAAAAAAATCTAAAATTATTGAGATTAGAAAATTTGAAACTGTTTTAGAAGAAGCTATAAAAGGTGATTCTATTCAAATTAGATTACAAGATGATATTGATATTAGTAGAGGAATGATGTTTGTTAAAGAAAATGATGAATTTCTATTCGAAAAAGAATTACAATCTAAAATAGTTTGGTTAGATGAGAAGCCAATGAATCCGTTATTAAAATATTTAATTCAATCTGGTTCGAGAATTCAAGTTTGTAAAATACAAGAAGTTATAAATTCAATTCAACCTGAATCTCCTTTAGGAAATCATTCAGTAAATGAGATTAAATTAAATGATATTGCGACTGTAAAAATAAAATTAGCCAATCCACTTTTTGTTGATCGATATGATGAAAATAAATCGAATGGATCGTTTATATTAATTGACCAACAAACAAATAATACTGTTGCAGTTGGTTTTGTAGAATAA
- a CDS encoding DNA-directed RNA polymerase subunit alpha, with product MALFNFQKPDKVIMIDSTDFEGKFEFRPLEPGYGLTVGNALRRVLLSSLEGHAVTSVRIEGVEHEFSTITGVVEDVTEIILNLKQVRFKRQIEDIDNESVSISLSGKEQITAGDFQKFISGFQVLNPDLVICNLDSKTTINMELSIEKGRGYVPAEENKKANAPIGTIFTDSIYTPVKNVKYSIENYRVEQKTDYEKLVFEIITDGSIHPKDALTEAAKTLIHHFMLFSDERITLEADEIAQTESYDEESLHMRQLLKTKLVDMDLSVRALNCLKAAEVDTLGDLVSFNKNDLMKFRNFGKKSLTELDELVASKGLNFGMDLSKYKLDKE from the coding sequence ATGGCATTATTTAATTTTCAAAAGCCCGATAAAGTTATCATGATCGATTCAACCGATTTTGAAGGTAAATTTGAATTTAGACCTTTAGAACCGGGATATGGATTGACTGTTGGTAATGCATTAAGAAGAGTATTACTATCTTCATTAGAAGGTCATGCTGTTACTTCAGTTCGCATTGAAGGAGTTGAGCACGAGTTTTCTACAATTACTGGAGTAGTTGAAGATGTAACTGAAATCATTTTAAATCTTAAACAAGTACGTTTCAAACGTCAAATTGAAGATATTGATAACGAATCAGTTTCAATTTCATTGTCTGGTAAAGAGCAAATTACTGCTGGAGATTTCCAAAAATTTATTTCTGGATTTCAAGTTTTAAACCCAGATTTAGTAATTTGTAATTTAGATAGTAAAACAACTATCAACATGGAGCTTTCTATCGAAAAAGGTAGAGGTTATGTTCCTGCTGAAGAAAACAAAAAAGCAAATGCACCTATTGGTACTATTTTTACAGATTCTATCTATACACCGGTAAAAAATGTAAAATATTCAATTGAGAACTATCGTGTTGAGCAAAAAACTGATTATGAAAAATTAGTTTTCGAAATCATTACCGATGGTTCAATACATCCAAAAGATGCTTTAACTGAAGCAGCTAAAACGTTGATTCATCACTTTATGTTGTTTTCAGATGAGAGAATTACATTGGAGGCTGATGAAATTGCTCAAACAGAATCTTATGATGAAGAATCTTTACACATGCGTCAGTTGTTAAAAACTAAGCTTGTTGATATGGATTTATCTGTAAGAGCATTAAATTGTTTAAAAGCGGCAGAAGTTGATACATTAGGAGACTTAGTTTCTTTCAACAAAAACGACTTAATGAAGTTCCGTAATTTTGGAAAAAAATCTTTAACAGAGCTAGATGAATTAGTAGCGTCTAAAGGTTTAAACTTCGGAATGGATTTAAGTAAATACAAATTAGATAAAGAATAA
- the ctlX gene encoding citrulline utilization hydrolase CtlX gives MNQTTNTILMIRPVAFRMNEQTAVNNYYQKVLDNLTPATVNAKAQAEFDAYVEKLRSVGVNVVVVDDTLDPDTPDSIFPNNWISFHETGDVVLYPMFAENRRLERREDVLDILEESGFQINEIMDYTSAEEDNIFLEGTGSIILDRANEIAYCALSPRADEELFIEFCEDFEYNPIIFEAFQTVEGERKHIYHTNVMMCIAETFAVICADCIDDKAERKMVLESLKNNGKEIILITEAQVNNFAGNMLQVRGANDERFLVMSNAAYQSLTKNQVTKIEKHCKIVYASLDIIEACGGGSARCMMAEVFLPKA, from the coding sequence ATGAATCAAACAACTAATACTATTTTAATGATTCGTCCGGTTGCATTCCGAATGAACGAACAAACTGCGGTTAATAATTATTACCAAAAAGTTTTAGATAATTTAACGCCAGCAACAGTTAATGCTAAAGCTCAGGCAGAATTTGATGCGTATGTTGAAAAATTACGATCTGTTGGTGTAAATGTTGTTGTGGTAGACGATACTTTAGATCCTGATACGCCAGATAGTATTTTTCCAAATAATTGGATTTCTTTTCATGAAACTGGTGATGTTGTTTTGTATCCAATGTTTGCCGAAAATCGTCGTTTAGAACGTAGAGAAGATGTCTTAGATATCTTAGAAGAATCTGGATTTCAAATCAATGAAATAATGGATTACACTTCTGCTGAAGAAGATAATATTTTTCTAGAAGGTACAGGAAGTATCATTTTGGATAGAGCAAATGAAATTGCTTATTGTGCTTTATCTCCTAGAGCAGATGAAGAATTGTTTATCGAATTTTGTGAAGATTTTGAATATAATCCAATTATTTTTGAAGCATTTCAAACAGTAGAGGGTGAAAGAAAACATATTTATCATACTAATGTTATGATGTGTATTGCGGAAACATTTGCAGTTATTTGTGCAGATTGCATTGACGATAAAGCAGAGCGCAAAATGGTTTTAGAAAGCTTGAAGAATAATGGAAAAGAAATTATTTTAATCACAGAAGCTCAAGTTAATAATTTTGCTGGGAATATGTTGCAAGTTCGCGGAGCAAATGATGAACGTTTTCTTGTAATGAGTAATGCAGCGTATCAGTCTTTAACAAAAAATCAAGTCACTAAAATCGAAAAACATTGTAAAATTGTTTACGCTAGTTTAGATATTATTGAAGCTTGTGGCGGTGGAAGTGCTCGTTGTATGATGGCAGAAGTATTTTTACCAAAAGCATAA
- a CDS encoding CoA-binding protein, with protein sequence MKTLVLGATTNKERYSYKAIHNLIGKSHQVVAIGSKQGMALDVPIETEKMPYHGIDTVTLYLNPIHQREYYDYIISLKPRRVIFNPGTENPEFYTILMENGIEYEIACTLVLLATNQY encoded by the coding sequence ATGAAAACATTAGTATTAGGTGCCACAACAAATAAAGAACGCTATTCTTATAAAGCGATTCATAATTTGATAGGAAAAAGTCATCAAGTTGTTGCTATTGGTTCAAAACAAGGAATGGCTTTAGATGTACCTATTGAAACTGAAAAAATGCCTTATCATGGAATAGATACGGTAACTTTATATTTAAACCCAATTCATCAGCGCGAATATTACGATTACATTATATCGTTAAAACCAAGACGTGTGATCTTTAATCCTGGAACTGAAAACCCTGAATTTTATACAATTTTAATGGAAAACGGAATTGAGTACGAAATTGCCTGTACGTTAGTTCTTTTGGCTACGAATCAATACTAA
- the rplQ gene encoding 50S ribosomal protein L17, translating into MRHGKKVNHLSRQTGHRKAMLANMACSLIEHKRINTTVAKAKALKQFVEPLVTKSKEDTTHNRRIVFSYLRNKYAVTELFREVAAKVGDRPGGYTRIIKLGNRLGDNADMAMIELVDFNTVYNGGKKEVKKTTRRGRSKKAETAAPEAPAADASETSETQE; encoded by the coding sequence ATGAGACACGGAAAAAAAGTAAATCACTTAAGTAGACAAACAGGTCATAGAAAAGCTATGTTAGCTAATATGGCATGTTCGTTAATCGAGCACAAGCGTATTAACACAACAGTTGCTAAGGCTAAAGCTTTAAAACAGTTTGTTGAACCTTTAGTAACAAAATCTAAAGAAGATACTACACACAACAGACGTATTGTTTTCTCTTATTTAAGAAATAAATATGCTGTAACTGAGTTATTCAGAGAAGTTGCTGCTAAAGTTGGTGACCGTCCAGGAGGATACACTCGTATCATCAAGTTAGGTAATCGTTTAGGAGATAACGCTGATATGGCTATGATTGAGTTAGTAGACTTCAATACAGTTTACAACGGAGGTAAAAAAGAAGTTAAGAAAACTACTCGTCGTGGTAGATCTAAAAAAGCTGAGACAGCTGCTCCTGAAGCACCTGCAGCTGATGCTTCTGAAACTTCAGAAACTCAAGAATAA
- the carA gene encoding glutamine-hydrolyzing carbamoyl-phosphate synthase small subunit, with amino-acid sequence MKYTNRKQAVLLLKDGTIFYGKSIGIEGKTFGEVAFNTGTTGYQEIFTDPSYYGQIMVTTNAHIGNYGVSVEDVESNGVKIAGLVCKNFSFNYSRTSASESLFDYFEKQNLIVISDVDTRALVSYIRDNGAMNAVICTDGTPIEELKTLLADVPDMNGLELASVVSTKEPYFFGDENAKYKISALDLGIKTNILRNLAKRDCYIKVFPFNATYADLKSFSPDGYFLSNGPGDPEPLTSAQQVARDILNENQPLFGICLGHQVIALANGISTYKMFNGHRGINHPVKNLITGKGEITSQNHGFAVSKEDLDKNNDFELTHVHLNDGTVAGMKMKSKNCFSVQYHPEASPGPHDSSYLFDQFIENIKASKN; translated from the coding sequence ATGAAATACACAAATCGCAAGCAAGCAGTTTTACTGCTAAAAGATGGAACAATTTTTTATGGTAAATCAATTGGTATTGAAGGTAAAACTTTTGGTGAAGTTGCTTTTAATACGGGTACAACTGGTTATCAAGAAATTTTTACTGATCCATCTTATTATGGACAAATAATGGTAACTACAAACGCTCATATTGGAAACTACGGAGTAAGTGTAGAGGATGTTGAGTCGAACGGAGTGAAAATAGCTGGTTTGGTTTGTAAAAATTTTAGTTTTAATTATTCTCGAACTAGTGCTTCTGAAAGTTTATTCGATTATTTTGAAAAACAAAATTTGATTGTTATTTCGGATGTTGATACAAGAGCTTTGGTTAGTTATATTAGAGATAATGGGGCAATGAATGCTGTTATTTGTACAGACGGAACTCCAATTGAAGAATTGAAAACTTTATTGGCTGATGTTCCTGATATGAACGGATTAGAATTGGCATCTGTAGTTTCTACAAAAGAACCTTATTTCTTTGGCGACGAAAATGCTAAGTATAAAATTTCTGCTTTAGATTTAGGAATTAAAACTAATATCCTTAGAAATTTAGCTAAAAGAGATTGTTATATAAAAGTGTTCCCTTTTAATGCTACTTATGCTGATTTAAAATCGTTTAGTCCTGATGGTTATTTCTTGTCAAATGGGCCTGGTGATCCTGAACCACTTACTTCTGCTCAACAAGTAGCGCGTGATATTTTAAATGAGAACCAACCTTTATTTGGAATTTGCCTAGGTCATCAAGTAATTGCATTAGCAAATGGAATTTCTACCTATAAAATGTTTAACGGACATAGAGGAATAAATCATCCTGTTAAGAATTTAATTACTGGCAAAGGAGAAATTACTTCGCAAAATCATGGATTTGCAGTTTCAAAAGAAGATTTAGACAAGAATAACGATTTTGAGTTAACTCATGTGCATTTGAATGATGGCACAGTTGCCGGTATGAAAATGAAATCTAAAAATTGTTTTTCAGTACAATATCACCCAGAAGCTAGTCCAGGACCACACGATTCTTCATATCTTTTTGATCAGTTTATTGAAAATATTAAGGCTTCAAAGAACTAA
- a CDS encoding phosphoadenylyl-sulfate reductase, translating into MDKITKENLQYWNDKLNNISLENILDIVLKNVEGRVVFSTSFGIEDQVLTHYLNPFHNKVEVFTLDTGRQFNETYEVFQKTQSKYPNLTIKTYYPEEADIQEYYQKSGVNGFYNSIEERKQCCFIRKVKPLNRALKGASVWITGLRAEQSANRESMQFLEWDEDHQLVKFNPLLHYTLKDVEAEINEFNIPINSLYKKGFLSIGCAPCTRALEPGEDFRAGRWWWEDGKKECGLHLHESKNN; encoded by the coding sequence ATGGACAAGATAACAAAAGAGAATTTGCAATATTGGAATGATAAATTAAATAACATTTCATTAGAAAATATTTTAGATATAGTTTTAAAAAATGTAGAAGGAAGAGTTGTGTTTTCTACTTCATTCGGAATTGAAGATCAAGTTTTAACACATTATTTAAATCCTTTTCATAATAAAGTTGAAGTTTTTACTTTAGATACTGGTCGCCAGTTTAATGAAACTTATGAAGTTTTTCAAAAAACACAAAGTAAGTATCCTAATTTAACTATAAAAACTTATTATCCGGAAGAAGCTGATATTCAAGAATATTATCAAAAATCTGGTGTAAATGGTTTTTATAATAGCATTGAAGAGCGTAAACAATGTTGTTTTATTCGAAAGGTAAAACCTTTGAATAGAGCTTTAAAAGGTGCTTCTGTTTGGATTACAGGTTTACGTGCTGAACAATCTGCTAATAGAGAAAGTATGCAGTTTTTAGAATGGGATGAAGATCATCAATTGGTTAAATTCAACCCATTGTTGCATTATACTTTAAAAGATGTTGAAGCAGAAATAAATGAGTTTAATATTCCAATAAATAGTTTGTATAAAAAAGGTTTCCTAAGTATTGGTTGTGCGCCTTGTACTAGAGCTTTGGAACCAGGAGAAGACTTTAGAGCTGGCCGTTGGTGGTGGGAAGATGGTAAAAAAGAATGTGGTTTGCATCTTCATGAAAGTAAAAATAATTAA
- the eno gene encoding phosphopyruvate hydratase codes for MSIIIKVHARQILDSRGNPTVEVDVVTENGVLGRAAVPSGASTGEHEAVELRDGGKNYMGKGVLKAVENVNTTIASEIVGMSVFGQNAIDKAMIELDGTANKSNLGANAILGVSLAVAKAAANELGMPLYRYVGGVSANTLPVPMMNIINGGSHSDAPIAFQEFMIMPVKAKSFTHAMQMGTEIFHNLKKVLHDRNLSTAVGDEGGFAPNLAGGTEDALDSIKLAVEKAGYTFGDDVMVALDCAASEFYVDGKYDYTKFEGETGKVRTSAEQAEYLAELAAKYPIISIEDGMYEDDWAGWKLLTEKIGDKVQLVGDDLYVTNVERLSRGISEGIANSILIKVNQIGTLTETIAAVNMAHNAGYTSVMSHRSGETEDNTIADLAVALNCGQIKTGSASRSDRMSKYNQLLRIEEELAEVAYFPGVNAFKVK; via the coding sequence ATGAGCATTATTATAAAAGTACATGCAAGACAGATTTTGGATTCTAGAGGAAATCCAACAGTTGAAGTAGATGTAGTAACTGAAAATGGAGTTTTAGGTAGAGCTGCGGTTCCAAGTGGAGCTTCAACGGGTGAGCATGAAGCAGTTGAGTTAAGAGATGGTGGTAAAAATTACATGGGTAAAGGTGTTTTAAAAGCAGTTGAAAATGTAAATACTACTATTGCTTCTGAAATTGTTGGAATGTCTGTTTTTGGTCAAAATGCAATTGATAAAGCTATGATCGAATTAGACGGTACAGCAAATAAATCAAACTTAGGTGCGAATGCTATTTTAGGTGTTTCGTTAGCAGTGGCTAAAGCTGCAGCAAACGAATTAGGAATGCCTTTATATCGTTATGTTGGTGGTGTTTCTGCTAATACATTGCCAGTTCCAATGATGAATATCATCAATGGTGGCTCGCATTCGGATGCTCCAATTGCGTTTCAAGAATTTATGATTATGCCTGTTAAAGCGAAATCGTTCACACATGCTATGCAAATGGGAACTGAAATTTTCCATAACTTGAAAAAAGTATTACACGATAGAAATTTATCAACTGCAGTTGGAGATGAAGGTGGTTTTGCACCAAATTTAGCTGGTGGGACAGAAGATGCATTAGATTCTATCAAATTAGCTGTGGAAAAAGCAGGTTATACTTTTGGTGATGATGTTATGGTTGCTTTAGATTGTGCCGCTTCAGAATTTTATGTAGACGGTAAATATGATTACACAAAATTTGAAGGAGAAACAGGTAAAGTAAGAACTTCTGCTGAACAAGCTGAATACTTAGCTGAATTAGCAGCAAAATATCCTATTATTTCTATCGAAGACGGAATGTACGAAGATGATTGGGCAGGTTGGAAATTATTAACTGAGAAAATTGGAGATAAAGTGCAATTAGTTGGAGATGATTTATATGTGACTAATGTTGAACGTTTATCAAGAGGTATTTCTGAAGGAATTGCGAACTCAATCTTAATTAAAGTAAATCAAATTGGTACTTTAACTGAAACTATTGCAGCGGTAAATATGGCACATAATGCTGGATATACTTCTGTAATGTCTCATCGTTCTGGAGAAACTGAAGATAATACGATTGCTGATTTAGCGGTTGCTTTAAACTGCGGACAAATTAAAACGGGTTCAGCTTCACGTTCAGATCGTATGTCAAAATACAATCAATTATTAAGAATTGAAGAAGAATTAGCTGAAGTGGCTTATTTTCCCGGCGTAAATGCTTTTAAAGTGAAATAG
- the cysD gene encoding sulfate adenylyltransferase subunit CysD — protein sequence MRNHLDELENESIYILREIVAQFQKPVLLFSGGKDSITVARLAQKAFYPAKIPFAFMHIDTGHNFPETIEFRDKLINELGVELIVRYVQDSINQNKVQEETGKYASRNALQTITLLDAIEEFGFDACIGGARRDEEKSRAKERIFSVRDDFGQWDAKKQRPEMFSILNGRINFGENVRAFPISNWTEEDVWSYIKRENLELPSIYFSHERKLVKRDGAILAFSEYLNLVETDEIVMGQVRFRTVGDMTCTAALYSEANSIDTIMFENKNSKSSERGARIDDKRSEAALEQRKKGGYF from the coding sequence ATGAGAAATCATTTAGATGAATTAGAAAACGAAAGTATCTACATTTTACGTGAAATTGTAGCGCAATTTCAAAAGCCTGTGTTATTGTTTTCAGGAGGAAAAGATTCTATTACTGTAGCTCGTTTAGCACAAAAGGCTTTTTATCCTGCTAAAATTCCATTTGCTTTTATGCATATTGATACCGGACATAATTTCCCGGAAACTATTGAATTTAGAGATAAGTTAATTAATGAGTTAGGTGTAGAGCTGATTGTTCGTTATGTTCAAGATAGTATTAATCAAAATAAGGTTCAAGAAGAAACTGGGAAATATGCAAGTAGAAATGCATTGCAAACTATTACATTGTTAGATGCTATAGAAGAATTTGGTTTTGACGCTTGTATTGGCGGTGCTCGTAGAGATGAAGAAAAATCAAGAGCAAAAGAACGAATATTTTCAGTTCGAGATGATTTTGGACAATGGGATGCTAAAAAACAGCGACCTGAGATGTTTTCAATTTTAAATGGAAGAATCAATTTTGGAGAAAATGTAAGAGCTTTTCCTATTAGTAATTGGACAGAAGAAGATGTGTGGAGTTATATAAAAAGAGAAAATCTTGAGTTACCTTCCATATATTTTTCGCACGAAAGAAAATTAGTAAAACGTGATGGCGCAATTTTAGCTTTTTCAGAATATTTAAATTTAGTTGAAACTGATGAAATTGTTATGGGTCAAGTTCGTTTTAGAACTGTTGGCGATATGACATGTACTGCAGCATTATATTCTGAAGCTAATTCAATTGATACTATTATGTTTGAAAATAAAAACTCTAAATCTTCAGAAAGAGGAGCAAGAATTGATGATAAACGTTCTGAAGCAGCTTTAGAACAAAGAAAAAAAGGAGGTTATTTTTAA
- a CDS encoding dimethylarginine dimethylaminohydrolase family protein has protein sequence MLQLNIKDETSRLCAVVLGTAVSNGPTPTIDGAYDPKSLEHIKAGTYPVEEDMVKEMEAFNQVFQKYNVQVFRPEVIENYNQIFSRDIGFVIDDIFIKANILPDRERELDAIQYVIDQIDPLKVVRPPEEVHVEGGDVMLWNDHIFVGTYKGSDYKDYITARTNMHGVNYLKELFPNKIVKEFDLVKSKIEPRDNALHLDCCFQPVGTNKGIIYKSGFREEADYMYLVDLFGKENLFHIEREEMYHMNSNVFSIAPDVVVSEKNFTRLNNWLRDNGFTVEEIPYAEIAKQEGLLRCSTLPLIRD, from the coding sequence ATGTTACAGTTAAATATAAAAGATGAAACATCTAGATTATGTGCTGTAGTTTTAGGTACTGCTGTAAGTAATGGACCTACACCTACAATAGATGGAGCATATGATCCAAAATCATTAGAACATATTAAAGCAGGAACTTATCCTGTTGAGGAAGATATGGTGAAAGAAATGGAAGCTTTTAATCAAGTGTTTCAAAAATATAATGTTCAAGTTTTTCGTCCCGAAGTAATTGAAAATTATAACCAAATTTTTTCTCGGGATATTGGTTTCGTAATTGATGATATTTTTATTAAAGCGAATATCTTACCAGATAGAGAAAGAGAATTAGACGCTATTCAATATGTAATTGATCAAATTGATCCGCTTAAAGTTGTTCGTCCTCCAGAAGAAGTTCACGTAGAAGGCGGAGATGTAATGTTATGGAACGATCATATTTTTGTGGGAACTTATAAAGGTTCAGATTATAAAGATTACATTACTGCGCGAACAAACATGCATGGCGTAAATTATTTGAAAGAATTGTTTCCAAATAAAATTGTAAAAGAATTTGATTTGGTTAAATCTAAAATTGAACCGCGCGATAATGCATTGCATTTAGATTGTTGTTTTCAGCCAGTTGGTACAAATAAAGGAATTATTTATAAAAGTGGCTTCCGTGAAGAAGCAGATTATATGTATTTAGTAGATTTATTTGGTAAAGAAAATTTATTTCATATCGAAAGAGAAGAAATGTATCACATGAATTCAAATGTATTTTCTATTGCTCCTGATGTTGTAGTTTCAGAAAAAAACTTTACAAGATTAAATAATTGGTTACGAGATAATGGATTTACTGTAGAAGAAATTCCGTATGCTGAAATTGCAAAACAAGAAGGACTTTTAAGATGTTCAACATTACCGTTAATTAGAGATTAA